The following nucleotide sequence is from bacterium.
GGCCACGATCGTCGGGACGCGCCAGCCTCCCCTACACGCCCATCGGCCTCGCAACGTCCATCGAAGCACGGATCCCGTCGCCGTCGCGGTGCCCGCCGAGACGCGGCGCCGAAAGCGCGGCGTCGAAAACGACGAGCGCGTCGAGCGGCGGGGGCGGCGGCGAGCCGTTGCCGCGTGGCGGAGCCGCCGCCCCCGCCGCTCGACGCGCGTCCCGCGGGACGCGCGGGAATTACGCGCCAATGCAAAGGCAGTGTTTCGCGGGAGTCAGGTCGGGCGGCAGGCGCGGAGGAATCCTGAGCTGGGACGCGTTGATCGGGACGCGCCAGCCGCCCCTACGGTTATTTGGTTTTTGGGAGGCGCTGGAGTTCCTTGTCGATCGTGCGCGAGAACTCGGCGAACGGCTGCGCGCCGGTCACCATGATCCCGTTGACGAAGAACGTCGGGGTGCTGGAGACGCCGTAGCCTTCGGCCTCCACGACGTCCTTGCGGACCGCCACCGCGCGGTCGCCGCCGTCGAGGCACTTCTTGAACGCGGCGCCGTCGAGCTTCAGGTCCGCGGCGTACTTCTCGAGGCTCGCGCCGTCGAGCGCGTTCTGGTTGGCGAAGAGCAGGTCGTGCATCTCCCAGAACTTACCCTGCGCCTGGGCGCACCCGGCCGCCTCGGCGGCCTTCTGCGCGTTCTGGTGGAACGAGAGCGGGTAGTTGCGGAAGACGATCCGCACCTTGTCGCCGTAGTGGGCGATGATTTCCTTGACCGTCGCTTCGGCGCGGCCGCAGTACGGGCACTGGTAGTCGGAGAACTCGACGATCGTCACCGGCGCCGTCTTCGGCCCCTTGGCCGGGGCGTCGCTCTCGGCGATCTGCGTCCGCGCGGACTCGATGAAGCTCCGGACGCTCGTCTCGGCGCGCAGCCGGTCCAGAAGGGCGCCGAAGGCCCGCTGGGACTGCTGCTGCTTGAGGTACTGGACGATCTGCGGGCGGACCTGGTCGAGCGTCGTCGAGCCCATCCGCGCCTTGTTCTGCTCGTAGAACTGCTGGACTTCGGCGTCGTCGGCGGGCTTGACGACCTTGTCGATCTCCTGCTGGACGTACTCGTCGCGGCTCTTGCCGACCTTGGCCGCGGCCAGCTCGACCAGCTTGCGGTTGACGAGCTCGTCCACGACCTGATTCATCACGTCGGCGGCCGGACGGTGGCTCCCCTCGGCGATCTGCTCGAGGAGATACGCGTACGCCTCGTCCCGCGTGACCTGCGCGTCGCCGACCTGGGCGACGACGGCGGGAACCTCGAACTTCTTCGCGGGGGCTTCGGGCTTCTTGACGGGCGCCTGCGGCGCGGCGGGCGCCGCGGCCCAAACGGCCGCCGGGCCGACGGCCGCGCAGAGCAGCGTCGCGACGGCCAGCCGGATCGCGTGACGGGACCTGAGAGTCATGGCGGATTTCTCCTCGGGAGCGGGAAAGCTCATAAACTAATCTGGCGCCGCGGGGTGGGCAACCGCCACCTGACGCCGGGCGACTGGAGGACTTCGATGAGCGACGACGGCGGGCGCGGGCTGGTTCTCGCGCCGCATCCCGTTTTGGCGCCGGCCCCCGGGCCGGTCGTGCTGATGATCATGGACGGCGTCGGCGAGGGGCCGAAGGACGAGTACGACGCGGCCTGGCTGGCCCGGACCCCGACCCTCGACCGCCTCAAGGGGCACGGCCTCTGGCGCACCCTGCGCGCCCACGGCGTCGCCGTCGGCCTGCCGAGCGACGCCGACATGGGCAACTCCGAGGTGGGACACAACATCCTCGGCGCGGGCCGGGTCTTCGACCAAGGGGCGAAGCTCGTGGACCGCGCCTTCGAGAGCGGCTCGATCTGGCAGGGGACGTGGGCGGCGCTCGTCGGCCACCTCAAGGAGACCGGCGGCGCGCTGCACCTGCTCGGCCTGCTCTCCGACGGCAACGTCCACTCCCACGAGAAGCACCTCCACGAGATGATCCGCCGCGCCGCGCGGGAGGGGATCGCCAAGCTGCGCGTCCACGTCCTGCTCGACGGCCGCGACGTCCCCGAAACCTCGGCCCTGATCTACGTCGATCGGCTGGAGGAGACGCTGGGCGAGTTGCACGGGCGGGACGGGCGGGACTACCGCATCGCCTCCGGCGGCGGGCGGATGCTCGTCACGATGGACCGCTACGAGGCCGACTGGGCGATCGTCCAGCGCGGCTGGGAGGCGCACGTGCACGGCGCCGCGCGCCCGTTCCCGTCGGCGCGCGCGGCGATCGAGACCTTCCGCGCCGAGCAGCCGGGGGTGACCGACCAGTTCCTGCCGGCGTTCGTCGTCGCCGACGCCGCCGGGCCGGTCGGGCCGATGAACGACGGCGACGCCGCGGTGCTGTTCAACTTTCGCGGCGACCGCGCGATCGAGATCTCCCGCGCCTTCGACGAGGGGCCGGCGTTCGACAAGTTCGACCGCGGCCGCGTCCCGCGCGTCTTCTTCTGCGGAATGATGCTCTACGACGGCGACCTCAAGATCCCCGCCCGCTTCCTCGTCGATCCCCCGGCGGCGGAGCGCACGGTCAGCG
It contains:
- a CDS encoding DsbA family protein, encoding MTLRSRHAIRLAVATLLCAAVGPAAVWAAAPAAPQAPVKKPEAPAKKFEVPAVVAQVGDAQVTRDEAYAYLLEQIAEGSHRPAADVMNQVVDELVNRKLVELAAAKVGKSRDEYVQQEIDKVVKPADDAEVQQFYEQNKARMGSTTLDQVRPQIVQYLKQQQSQRAFGALLDRLRAETSVRSFIESARTQIAESDAPAKGPKTAPVTIVEFSDYQCPYCGRAEATVKEIIAHYGDKVRIVFRNYPLSFHQNAQKAAEAAGCAQAQGKFWEMHDLLFANQNALDGASLEKYAADLKLDGAAFKKCLDGGDRAVAVRKDVVEAEGYGVSSTPTFFVNGIMVTGAQPFAEFSRTIDKELQRLPKTK
- the gpmI gene encoding 2,3-bisphosphoglycerate-independent phosphoglycerate mutase encodes the protein MSDDGGRGLVLAPHPVLAPAPGPVVLMIMDGVGEGPKDEYDAAWLARTPTLDRLKGHGLWRTLRAHGVAVGLPSDADMGNSEVGHNILGAGRVFDQGAKLVDRAFESGSIWQGTWAALVGHLKETGGALHLLGLLSDGNVHSHEKHLHEMIRRAAREGIAKLRVHVLLDGRDVPETSALIYVDRLEETLGELHGRDGRDYRIASGGGRMLVTMDRYEADWAIVQRGWEAHVHGAARPFPSARAAIETFRAEQPGVTDQFLPAFVVADAAGPVGPMNDGDAAVLFNFRGDRAIEISRAFDEGPAFDKFDRGRVPRVFFCGMMLYDGDLKIPARFLVDPPAAERTVSELLAASGVAQFACSETQKFGHVTYFWNGNRSGMFDPLLEEYVEVPSDRVPFEQRPWMKTAEVADQMIDAVRGGRFRFLRANLAAGDMVGHTGSLDAAVTAMQAVDLAVGRVLPHVLAAKGTLVVTADHGNLDDMAERDKTGAPKRDASGRVLPRTSHTLNRVPFVVYDGAGRALRLAEGLPEAGLGNVASTLLTLLGFAPPKDYEPSLVAPR